GAGAGGAAGTGGGTGTCGGCGTCACGACTGCACCCCGAGCCAGAAGCCGAGTGCGGCGTTGGTCTCGTCCTGCTCCGGGGCATCCTTGCCGGCCAGGTCGGAGAGCGTCCAGGCCACGCGTACGACCCGGTCGAGACCGCGGGCGGTGAGGGCGCCCGAGTCCAGGCAGGACGTCATGGGCTTCATGGCCTCGCTGGACGGACGGTAGTCGGAATGGAGGAGGGCCGAGGGGATCTCGGCGTTCGTACGCCAAGGGGTGCCGGCCAGCCGTTCGGCGGCTCGTTCGCGGGCCACGAACACGCGTTCGCCCACCGTCTTGCTCGTCTCCACGAACTGACGGTCGGCCAGGAGCTCGCGTCTGGACGAGCGGGCCACGGTGACCTTCATGTCGATGCGGTCGAGCAGCGGGCCGGAGAGCCTGCCCAGGTAGCGGCGCCTGATCGTGGGCGTGCACTTGCAGCTCTCGCCCTGGTCCTCCGACTGGGCGCAGGGGCAGGGATTGGCCGCCAGCACCAGCATGAACCTCGCCGGGAACGTGACCGAGCCCGCCGATCTGGAGACCGTCACGCGACCGGACTCCAGCGGCTGCCGCAGCGCGTCGAGCACATGGCGGGGGAACTCGGGGCCCTCGTCCAGGAAGAGCACGCCCCTGTGGGCGAGGGAGACCGCCCCAGGGCGCACGGTGGCGCTGCCGCCGCCGATGATCGCGGCCGACGTCGCCGTGTGGTGCGGGGCGACGAACGGGGGTCTGCTCATCATGGGGGCGTTAGGCGGCAGGACGCCCGCGACCGAGTGGATGGCCGTGACCTCCAGGGCATGGTCGAGCTCCAGGTCCGGCAGGAGGGTGGGCAGGCGCTCGGCCAGCATGGTCTTGCCGGTGCCCGGCGGGCCGAGCATCCACAGGTTGTGACCGCCTGCCGCGCACACCTCAAGGGCCCGGCGGGCGACCGGCTGCCCGACCACGTCCGCCAGGTCCACCGCCGGCTCGGTGGCGGGTCTGAGCGGCTCCGCGCACTCCTCGGCTCGCGACTCCGGGGCTTCCTCTCCCTTGCGCAGCCACTCCACGAGCTGACGCAGGTGGGACACCGGGACCACCTTGACGTTGGGCACCAGGCCGGCCTCGGCTGAGTTTCCGGAGGGGACGACGACCGTGACGTCCCCGTGCTCGGCCGCGCCGAGGATGGAGGGCAGCACGCCACGTACGGGCCGTATGCGGCCGTCGAGTCCGAGCTCGCCCAGGAAGAACGGCTCCGCGATGCGTTCGGCGGGAATCACTCCGGCGGCGCTCAGGATGGCCACGGCCACGGCCAGATCGAACTGCGAGCCTCGCTTGGGCAGGCTGGCCGGGAAGAGGCTGACGATGATGCGGGCGTCGGGCCAGGGGTAACTGCTGTTGACCGTGGCGGATCTGACCCGGTCGCGGGCCTCGCTGAGCGCCGTGTCGGGCAGGCCGATGAGGTGGATGCCTGCCAGGCCGTTGCCCACGTCGGCCTCGACCTCGACGATGCGGCCCGTGACTCCGATGACGGCTACGCTGCGGGTGCGGGCCACGGCCATCTAGATCGCCCCCCGTACGTGATTGAGGGCGAAGTCACCGGCGAAGCGCTCGAGGGCGATCACATCCACCCGCACGGCGGCGAACGTGCGCGACTGCGTGGCCAGCCAGGCGGCGGAGAGCATGCGCAGCCGGGCCAGCTTGGCCCGGCTCACGGACTCCAGGGCTGTGCCGTGGGATCTGCCTGATCGGGTTTTGACCTCGACGACGACCAGGTCGGGGCCGTCTTCGGCGATGATGTCGATCTCGCCGTGGCGGCAGCGCCAGTTACGGCCGATTATCTTCATCCCCTCGGCCTCCAGGTAGGTCACGGCTACCTGTTCGCCCTGTTTGCCGAGGTCCTGCTTCGCGGCCATGTGCCACCTCCGTCGGGTCCGCTCCTGGTCAGGCACTGACCTTCGCGGATGAGGGGTGGCGGAGAAGGGGCCGAACGGCGTTCTGGGGATGAAGGGTGGGGGTTACCACCCGGTTGTGGATATGCCCTGCCAGGACAGGACCTCCAGGCCGGCCGGTGCGGGCCGGCCTGGAGGTCATGATCACACGAGGTCGAACCGGTCCAGGTTCATGACCTTGACCCACGCCGCGACGAAGTCGTTCACGAACTTCTCCTTCGCGTCGTCGCTCGCGTAGACCTCAGCGAGCGCGCGCAGCTCGGAGTTCGACCCGAAGACCAGGTCGGCCCGGCTGCCGGTCCACTTGACCTCGCCCGTGGCGGCGTCGCGGCCCTCGAACGTGTTCGCGTCCTCGGACGTCGACTTCCACGTCGTGCCCAGGTCGAGCAGGTTGACGAAGAAGTCGTTGGTCAGGGCCCCGGGGGTCGTGGTGAAGACGCCGACCGGCGACTGCTGGTAGTTCGCGCCCAGGACGCGGAGCCCACCGACGAGGGCGGTCATCTCGGGGGCGCTCAGGGTCAGCAGGTTCGCCCGGTCGAGCAGCAGGTACTCGGCCGGCAGGCGGTTGCCCTTGCCGAGGTAGTTGCGGAACCCGTCGGCGGCCGGCTCGAGAGCGGCGAACGACTCCACGTCGGTCTCCTCCTGCGAGGCGTCCACGCGGCCCGGCGTGAAGGGCACCTGGACGTCGAAACCGGCGTCCTTGGCGGCCTTCTCGACGGCCGCGCCGCCGGCGAGGACGATCACGTCGGCGAGCGAGACCTGCCTGCCGCCCGTCTGGGCGCCGTTGAAGGCCTTCTGGATCCCCTCCAGGGTGCCCAGCACCGTCGCCAGCCGGTCGGGATCGTTGACCTCCCACCCGCTCTGCGGCTGGAGGCGGATGCGGGCGCCGTTGGCGCCGCCGCGCTTGTCGCTGCCGCGGAAGGACGAGGCCGACGCCCACGCGGTGGACACGAGCTCGGACACCGACAGGCCCGAGGCGAGGATCTGGCTCTTGAGCGAGGCGATGTCCTCGGCGTCGACGAGCTCGTGCGTCACCGCGGGGAGGGGGTCCTGCCACAGCAGCGTCTCGGCCGGGACCTCCGGGCCGAGGTAGCGCGCGACCGGGCCCATGTCGCGGTGGGTCAGCTTGAACCACGCGCGGGCGAAGGCGTCCGCGAACTCGTCGGGGTTCTCGAGGAAGCGCCGCGAGATCTGCTCGTAGACCGGGTCGAACCGGAGCGAGAGGTCGGTCGTCAGCATCGTCGGAGCGTGGCTCTTCGACGGGTCGTGCGCGTCGGGGACGGTGCCGGCCCCGGCGCCGTCCTTCGGCCGCCACTGGTGCGCGCCCGCGGGGCTCTTGAACAGCTCCCACTCGTAGCCGAACAGGATCTCGAAGAAGCTGTTGTCCCAGGTGATCGGGGTGTTCGTCCAGATGCCCTCGAGACCGCTGGTGATCGTGTCGGCGCCCTTGCCGGTGCCGAACGAGTTCCGCCAGCCGAAGCCCTGCTCCTCGATCGAGGCGGCCTCGGGGTCGGGGCCGACGTGGTCGGCCGGGCCCGCACCGTGGGTCTTGCCGAACGTGTGACCGCCCGCGATCAGGGCGACCGTCTCCTCGTCGTTCATCGCCATCCGGCGGAACGTCTCACGGATGTCACGGGCCGCGGCCAGCGGGTCCGGGTTGCCGTTGGGGCCCTCTGGGTTGACGTAGATGAGGCCCATCTGGACCGCGCCCAGAGGGCTCTCCAGCTCCCTGTCGCCGGTGTAGCGCTCGTCACCGAGCCAGGTGGTCTCGGGGCCCCAGTAGACGTCCTCGTCGGGCTCCCAGACGTCCGCACGGCCGCCGGCGAAGCCGAAGGTCTTGAAGCCCATCGACTCCAGGGCGACGTTGCCGGCCAGGATCATGAGGTCGGCCCACGAGAGCTTCTGGCCGTACTTCTTCTTGACCGGCCAGAGCAGCCGGCGGGCCTTGTCGAGGTTCCCGTTGTCCGGCCAGCTGTTGAGGGGCGCGAAGCGCTGCTGGCCGGCCCCGGCGCCGCCACGGCCGTCGCTGATCCGGTACGTGCCCGCGCTGTGCCACGCCATCCGGATGATGAACGGGCCGTAGTGCCCGAAGTCGGCCGGCCACCAGTCCTGCGAGGTCGTCAGCACCTCCGCGATGTCCCGCTTCACGGCCGGCAGGTCGAGGCCCTTGAACGCCTCCGCGTAGTCGAACTCCGCACCGAGGGGGTTGGCCACGGCGGGGTTCTTGGCGAGGATCTTCAGGTTGAGCCGCTCCGGCCACCACTGGCGGTTTCCACCGCCCTGAGTCGGGTGCGGGGCGCGCACGTGCGCGACCGGGCAACCGTCTCCGCCCTCCGTCTTCGCGTCTGTGACGATTGCGTCATGGTTTTCGGACATGGGAATCCCTCCGGCTATGCGGACACGAGCGCTCAGGAACTGAGGGCAGCGGAACAGTCGGGGCACAGGCCCCAGTAGATGACCTCGGCCTCGTCGATGGTGAAGCCGTGGTCGTTCGACGCGGTCAGGCAGGGCGCGTGGCCGACCGCGCAGTCGACGTCAGCGACGACGCCGCACGACCGGCACACGACGTGATGGTGGTTGTCCCCGACGCGTCCCTCGAACCGGGCCGGGCTGCCGGACGGTTCGATGCGGCGTACGAGCCCCGCCGCGGTGAGCGCGTGAAGGGCCTCGTACACGGCTTGAAGTGAGACGTGGCCTACGCGTTCGCGCACCCCGGAGGCGATCGCCTCGACATCGAGGTGGTCACCGTCCCGGACGGTCTCGAGCAGCGCGACGCGGGCGGCCGTCACCCGCAGGCCCGCTCCGCGCAGCTCCTCGGCGATGTTCGGAGAGCTGGGCGCGGTCATGACGCCGTACCTGACTTCATAAACGCGAATCATACAAGGGATTGAATGGTTCAAGTCTAGCGCCGCGCCGGGGTCCGGCCGTGGACGTGGCAGCGCCACGCCAGTAGGTGACCGTCCCTGTACGCAAAGCGACGGCAGCAGGACATGGCAGCGCAGGGGCCAGCATCAACAGGGCGAGCCCCAGGGCGAAAGTTCTGGGAGGCCGGAGCAGTCAGCCCGAGAAGCCCTCCTTGGGCATCTCCAGGTCCGCCTTGGCCAATTCCTCCACGTTCACGTCCTTGAACGTGACCACCCGCACGTTCTTGACGAATCGCGCCGGTCGATACATGTCCCACACCCAGGCGTCCTGCATCTTCACGTCGAAGAAGACATCGCCGTTCTCCGCGGTGCGGACGTCGAGATCGACCGAGTTGGTCAGGTAGAACCGCCGCTCAGTCTCCACCACGTATGTGAACAAACCGACGACATCCCGGTATTCGCGGTAAAGCTGCAGCTCCATCTCGGTTTCGTACTTTTCGAGATCCTCTGCGCTCATCGCGGTCCTCCTGTCGTACCGGTCCCCCGGTTTGCCTGGTCAGGCAACCCCGGCCCCCATTTCATTTTCACCCATCCCCCTCGCCACCGTGACGAAGGAGTAACGGTGATCAGGACACGGACCGTGCGTTTCCAGCGCCAGCCGGTGTCCTGGTGTGACATACCCCTTGTGCTCCGCGAAGCCGTACTGCGGGTAACGCTCGTCGAGCGTGACCATGAGGCGGTCTCGGGTCACCTTGGCCACGATCGACGCGGCCGCCACGCACGCGGCCACCTGATCCCCCTTCCACACGGCCAGCGACGGCGCCGGCAGCCCGGGCACCGGGAAGCCGTCCGTCAAGATGTACTCCGGATCACAGGGCAACTGCGCGACAGCGCGCCGCATTCCTGAAACGTTGCATTTGTGCAGACCTTTAGCGTCGATCTCCCCCGGCGAGATGATCACTATGCCGATGTGGGAGACGCGCAGAATCTGGTCGTAGAGGCGTTCGCGCACCGCCGGGCTCAGCAGCTTCGAGTCGCCGAGGCCGTCGATCTGCCTGCGCAGGATCACGGCCGCGACGACGAGCGGCCCCGCGCAGGCGCCGCGGCCGGCCTCGTCGACGCCCGCGATGGGGGTGAGGCCGCGGCGGGCGAGTGCCCGCTCATAGGCATAGAGCCCGGAATCGCGCCGGACGACACTCGGCCGAGGACGGAACGCAACTGTCATGACAGAGGCAGCGTACGCCCCATACGCCGCGAACCGCGACCGGAAGCGACCGCTACTTGACCTTGTCGAAGGTGTCAGGACGGGAGAAGAGATAGCCCCGCGACAGCGGCCAGTAACGCACCACGGCCTTGCCGATCACGTCGTTCTCCGAGATGAACCCGCCTCCGGGCTCGTCCATGTGGGCCCGCGAGTCGGCCGAGGCGCTGCGGTGGTCACCCATGAGCCAGAGCTTGCCCGCAGGCACCGTGACGTTGAACTTATCGCCGGAAGCGTAATCATTGGGGAAGAGGTAGGACTGCTCGTCCAGCGGGGTGCCGTTGACGGTGATGCGCTTCTTGGAGTCGCAGCACACCACCTTGTCGCCGCCGATGCCGATAACCCGCTTGATGGTGTCCTCGCCGGTGGTCCAGCCCTTGAACACCACGATGTCGCCGCGCTCGGGCTTGCCCGAGAGCTTGTTGACGAAGACCCGGTCGTTGATCAGCAGAGTGTTCTCCATCGACTCCGACGGAATGTAGAAAGAGCCGACCACGAACGCCTGCAGCAGCAGCGCGATGCCCACTCCGAGGACCAGCAGCAGGACGGTCTCGCGGAAACCACCCTTCTTCTTCTCTTTCCCCACACCCTCCGCCTTCTTGGTGACGGCCATCAACGCCTCCTCCTGCCCAACCAGCGGCGACGAACCAAGATCAAGGGTACGGCGAACGCGAACCCGGCGAGCATCGGCACGGAGTCACCGAGCGCCTGAAGCGCCGGTTGCGCGAACGTGGCGGGAATGTCGATCGAGGTCGCCCGGTTGAACGGCCAGACGATCACGAAGGCGCGCCCGACGACCTGACTCACGGGGATGGAGCCGCCACCGGCGTCACCGGTGTGGGAGCGGGAGTCGAGCGAGACCGACCGGTGGTCGCCCATCACCCACAGCCGCTCGTCCGGCACCTTGATGTCGAAGAACCTGTCGGACGGCACATTGCCCGGATAGAGATAGCTCTCCTCGTCGATGGGCGTGCCGTTGACCGTGATGCGTCCCTTGGAGTCGCAGCACTTGACGTGGTCGCCCCCGACGCCGATGACCCGCTTGATGTAGTCCTTCTCGCCGGGCACGAGGCCGAACGCCGTGCCGACCCACCGGAAGAACCCCGCGACCGGGTTGGACGGCTCCTCCATCTGGAACTCGCCGTCCCAGGAGTCGACGCCCGAGAACACCACCACGTCGCCGCGCTCGATGTCACGGGTGTGGTAGACCAGCTTGTTGACCAGGACCCTGTCGTTTTTCAGCAGGGTGTTCTCCATCGACTCCGATGGAATGTAGAAGGCCTGGACCACAAACGTCTTGATGATCAGGGCCAGCACCAGCGCGACAACGACAAGAACGGGAAGTTCTTTCCAGAACGACCCCTTCTTCTCATTTTTCCCATCTTTTGCCGGCTTCTGAGTCTCTTCGGCGACCACGTCCACCTCGTCCTCGACAGGGCGGCGCGCAGCGCCGTGCTCCTGGCTCTCGCTAGTCATCGCTGACGAGCCTAGATGATGCGTCGGCTCGACAAGCCCGGACCGACGTTACACCCATGCACGAGTCGCTCCGCATAAAGGAAACGGCCTGCAAAGCCGAATGGCCCGCGCGAAGGCGCGGGCCACCGAGAAAGACCAGGTTACTTCGCGGGCGTGGTCTCGCGCTTCTCGCGGATGCGGGCGGCCTTGCCGCGCAGGTCACGCATGTAGTAGAGCTTGGCGCGACGCACGTCGCCGCGGGTCACGAGCGCGATCTTCTCGATGACCGGGCTGTGCACGGGGAAGGTGCGCTCGACGCCGACGCCGTAGCTGACCTTGCGGACCGTGAAGGTCTCGCGGGCGCCGCTGCCCTGCCTGCGCAGCACGAAGCCCTTGAAGACCTGGATACGGGAGCGGTTTCCTTCGACGACTCGTACGTGGACCTCGAGCGTGTCACCGGGGCGGAAATCCGGCACGTCGCTGCGCAGGGTCGCCTTCTCGAGCTCCTGGATCTTCGTGTGCATGAGAGCTGTCCTCAAGTCCTCGTGAGCACGCGGAGGTCCACCCGGCCGTGGCTCGCGGCGGACGCGCTTGCTGATCTGGTGTGCCCGGGACGTTTCCCGGGCATGACGAACCAACCACATGAGGTTGGTAGCGATTCAGTTTGCCATATCTTCGCGCCCGACGCGAAACGAGAGCTCCTCCAGGAGCTTCCTGTCGTGCTTGTCGAGCGTCTCGGGGTCGAGCGCCGCCGCCAGCTCCGGCCTGTTCAGCACGGTACGGCGCAGCGCCTGATCCCGCCGCCATCTGGCGACTTTCCCGTGGTGCCCGGACAGCAGCACATCGGGCACCTCATGCCCCCGCCAGACGGGCGGCTTGGTGTAGACGGGTCCTTCGACCAGATTCCTCATGGAACCGGGCGCGAACGAGTCGTCCACGACCGACTGGGCGTTGCCGAGCACGCCGGGAAGCAGCCTTCCGACGGCCTCGACCATGACCAGCACCGCCACCTCGCCCCCGGCCAGCACGTAGTCGCCGATGCTGACCTCGTCCACGCGCAGCCGCGAGCCGTACTCGGCCATGACCCGCGAGTCGATGCCCTCGTACCGCCCGCACGCGAACAGCAGCCACGGCTCCCCCGCCAGCTCCTGCGCCAGCTCCTGCGTGAACGGCCGCCCGCTCGGCGTCGGCACGATCAGCCGCGGCGCGCCGTCGCCGATCACGTCGTCGACGGCCTCGCCCCACACCTCGGGCTTCATGACCATGCCGGGCCCCCCGCCGTAGGGGGTGTCGTCCACGGTCTTGTGCACGTCGTGGGCCCAGTCCCGGAGCTGGTGCACGCGTACGTCGAGCGTGCCGCGCTCTCGGGCCTTGCCGATCAGCGAGACGTCGAGCGGCGCGAAGTACTCGGGGAAGATCGTGATGATGTCGAGCCGCATCAGAGCAGGCCCTCTGGCGGGTCGACGATCAGCCGGCCCGCCGCCAGGTCGACCTCGGGCACCAGGACCTTGACGAACGGGATGAGCGCCTCGTCCGCCCCGCTCCGCCGCACCACCAGGAGGTCCTGGCCGTGGTGCAGGACGTCGGTGACCTCGCCCACGGGCTCGCCCGACGTGGTCTCCACCGCCAGCCCGATGAGCTCGTGATCGTGGAACTCGTCGGGGTCGTCAGACGGCACCACGTCGGCCGAGTCGATGACGAGCATGGTGCCCCGCAGCTCCTCCGCCGCGTCGCGGTCGTGGACGCCCTCGAACGCCAGCAGCAGCATGTCCTTGTGCCGGCGGCGGCCCTCGACGACGAGCGGCCCCCTGTCGCCGGGGTCCGTCGTGATCGACGCGCCCACGGCGAAGCGCAGCTCGGGATCGTCGGTGAGCACCTCGACGGTGACTTCACCGCGTACCCCATGTGGACGGCCGATCCGGCCGACGACCAGCTGCAACATGAACTCCTAACGCAAGCGCCCCCATCGGCCGTCAGAGCCGATGAGGGCGCGGAAACCTGACGCTAACGGACTGTTTCGTGCAGATCGAGCAGATCGACCCGCACGTACTTCCCGTCGGCCAGGGCGTTCACAACGGTGCGCAGCGCCTTGGCGGTGCGCCCGCCGCGTCCGATGACCTTGCCCAGGTCCTCGGGGTGCACCCGGACCTCCAGGACGCGCCCGCTGCGAATGCGGCGTGCGCGGACCCGGACATCGTCTGGATGTTCGACGATGCCCTTGACGAGGTGCTCGAGAGCCTCCTCGAGCACGTCAGGCCTCGCCCTCGGCCTGGGTCTCGGCGGGGGCCTCGGCCTCTTCCTTCTTCTTGGCCTTCTTCGGCGTGGTGGCGGCCGTGCCGGTGTCGCCACCGGACAGCGCCTCCTTGGCCGCGGCCTCGTAGAGGGCGTGACGGTCGGGCGCGGGCTCGGCGACCTTCAGGGGCGCCGGAGCGGCCTCGCCCTTGAACTTCTGCCAGTCACCGGTGAGCTTGAGCAGCTTGAGCACGGGCTCGGTCGGCTGCGCGCCGACACCCAGCCAGTAGGCCGCACGCTCAGCGTTGACCTCGATGCGCGAAGGGTTCTCCTTCGGGTGGTACAGGCCGATCTCCTCGATCGCCCGGCCGTCACGCTTGGTGCGGCTGTCAGCGACGACGATGCGGTATTGAGCGTTGCGGATCATTCCGAGCCGCTTGAGCTTGATCTTGACTGCCACTGGTGTGGTCTCTCCTGCATTCGAGCGTGGGTGAACGGCATCTCGCCGAGTGGGGCACGACGGGACGACGCTCCAGGGACAGGCGTGTCCGGCGGGAGGTGAGAGGGCACCCGCCTGGTCACGGTGTTCCAACATGTCATTGTGCCAGATCGACGGCACTGCCATCGACGTCCTGTACGGCGCGGCGCGCGGTCCGCGCCCGAACGCCTCTTGCCCGACGTCACGGACGTGGACACCGTCGGACGCAAGAGACCGACCCACGCGTGGCGGTCTGTGCGAAGGGCATGCCGCCAAGGTGCCACCGCTCGCGCAGCGGCCCGTGCAAGCGGCACGAGGCCGCCACCACAAGGCAGCCCCGCGCGGGAACGGCGCGTCCCCGGAAGGCGAAGCAGCCGGAAGGGCGGCCGCCGGGAGATGAAGGTCCCGGCGGCGGTTTACTTCTGCCCGGGCAGCCGGAGCTTGGACGGGTCGAAGCCCGGCGGCAGCTCCATGCCCGGCGGCAGCTTGCCACCGAGGTTGCCGAGCACGCCACCCTTCTTGGGCTCGTCGGCGGATGCGTCGGCGGGGGCCTTGCCGAGCGCGGCCTTGCGCGGGTCGCCGCTGACGCGCCGCCCCTTCTTGGCCTTCTTCTGCGCCTTGGCCGCCTTGCCACGACCGCCCGGCATGCCCGGGATGCCCATGCCGCCCGCCATCCGCTTCATCATCTTCTGTGCATCGAAGAAGCGGGTGACGAGGTTGCTCACGGCGGTGACCGAGACGCCGGAGCCGGCCGCGATGCGGGCCCGGCGCGAGCCGTTAATGATCTTGGGGTCCTGGCGCTCGCCGGGCGTCATCGAGCGGATGATGGCGGCGATGCGGTCGAGGTCGCGGTCGTCGATGGAGTTGAGCTGATCGCGCATCTGCCCCATGCCGGGCATCATGCCCAGCAGGTTTTTGATGGGCCCCATCTTCTGGACCATCATCATCTGCTCGAGGAAGTCCTCGAGCGTGAAGTTCTCGCCCGAGGTGAGCTTGCTCGCCATCTTGGCGGCCTGCTCCTCGTCGAACGTCTTCTGGGCCTGCTCGATCAGGGTGAGGATGTCACCCATGTCGAGGATGCGGGAGGCCATCCGGTCGGGGTGGAAGGCGTCGAAGTCTTCCAGCTTCTCGCCCATGGAGGCGAACATGATCGGCCGGCCCGTGATGTGCCGGACCGAGAGGGCGGCGCCACCCCGGGCGTCGCCGTCGAGCTTGGTCAGCACGACCCCGTCGAAGCCGACGCCGTCCATGAACGCCTGCGCCGTCGTGACGGCGTCCTGGCCGATCATGGCGTCGACCACGAACAGGACCTCGTCGGGCGAGACCGCGTCGCGGATGTCGGCGGCCTGCTTCATCATCTCCTGGTCGATGCCCAGGCGGCCGGCGGTGTCGATGATGACGATGTCGTGCTGCAGGCGCCTGGCCTCGTCGACCGACCTGCGGGAGACCTCGATCGGGTCGCCCACGCCGTTGCCCGGCTCGGGGGCGTAGACCGCGACCTGGGCGCGCTCGCCCACGACCTGGAGCTGCTGGACGGCGTTGGGGCGCTGCAGGTCGGCGGCGACGAGCAGGGGCGCGTGCCCCTGCTCGCGCAGCCACTTGGCGAGCTTGCCCGCCAGGGTCGTCTTACCCGAGCCCTGCAGACCCGCGAGCATGATGACGGTCGGCGGCGTCTTCGCCAGGCGGAGCCTGCGGGTCTCGCCGCCGAGGATCGCGATCAGCTCGTCATTGACGATCTTGACGACCTGCTGCGCCGGGTTGAGCGCCTGGGAGACCTCGGCGCCGCGGGCGCGCTCCTTGACCTGGGCGACGAACGCCTTGACCACCGGGAGAGCGACATCGGCCTCCAGCAGGGCGATGCGGATCTCGCGGGTGGTGGCGTCGATGTCGGCATCGGACAGCCGGCCTTTGGACCTGAGGGAGGAGAAGACCGATGTCAACCGGTCGGAAAGCGTCTCGAACACGTGGTTGGCCAGTCCTCGAAGCGAATGAACGTCTAAGACTCCAGCCTATCCGCTCCGTTAGCCGCTCCAGCCTGGCACGGCCATGCGGACTGTGAGAGCGTGCTCGACCAGGTTGATCAGCGCGCTCTTGACCGAGTCCTTGGAGCGGGCGTCGAGGCGCACCATCGGGATGTGCGGCGCCAGAGTGAGCGCGTCGCGCACCTCGGCGTCGCTGTGCCCGTAGACGCCGTCCCATCCGTTCACCCCCACGATGAACGGCAGCTGGGCCTCCTCGAAGTAGTCGATCGCCGGGAAGCTGTCCGCCAGACGCCGGGTGTCCACGAGCACGACCGCGCCGATCGCACCGCGGACCAGGTCGTCCCACATGAACCAGAACCGGTGCTGTCCGGGCGTGCCGAACAGATAGAGGATCAGGTCACGGTCGAGCGAGACCCGGCCGAAGTCCATGGCGACGGTCGTGGTCGACTTCAGCGGCGTCATGCCCAGGTCGTCGATGCCCTTGGAGGCGTCGGTCATGACGGCCTCCGTCGTCAACGGCATGATCTCCGACACCGCGCCGACGAACGTCGTCTTGCCCACCCCGAATCCGCCGGCGACCACGATCTTCGTCGAGGTCAAACCGGGGCTAGAGCCTGCGAAGTCCACTGAGCACCCTTTCCAGCAGGTTGACGTCCGGTCTACCCGCATCCAGCTGCGGCTGATGCACCCGAACCAGGCCTTCCGCCGCCATATCCGCGATCAGAACACGCACCACACCGAGCGGGATCCGCAGCAGCGCCGAGACCTCGGCCACCGACCTGACCTGCAGGCAAAGCTGGCTGATCGCTTTGTACTCGGGGGTGATGTGCGAGAACTCCCGGTGCTCGGCGGTCGCCGAGGACACCAGCGCCTCCATGGCCAGCTTGACCTTGGGCGCGGTACGCCCGCCGGTGACGGCATAGGGCCGTACCGGCGAGGCGGGGTCAGCGCTGGGAGGCGGTGTGGGAGGAGGCTGCCAGCTCGGCGGCGGAGGCTGCCAGCTCCCACTGTTCTGGGAGTCCCATGCACCGCTGTTATGGGAGTCCCAGCCGCCGCTGTTCCATCTGGGGTCTGTCACTTACATCACCTGGTCTGGCTGGCGCGCAGTTCGGCCCGCACAGCCGGAGTCAGCACCTGACCGGCGCGATCAACCATCAGCGTCATCTGGTACGCCACCAGCCCCATGTCACAGTCAGGGGACGCCAGCACCGCGAGGCACGAGCCGTCACTGATCGACATGGTGAGCATCAGGCCGTGCTGCATCTCCACGATCGTCTGGTTGACCGCGCCGCCCTCGAACACCCTGGCGGCGCCGTGC
This genomic interval from Nonomuraea helvata contains the following:
- a CDS encoding YifB family Mg chelatase-like AAA ATPase, giving the protein MAVARTRSVAVIGVTGRIVEVEADVGNGLAGIHLIGLPDTALSEARDRVRSATVNSSYPWPDARIIVSLFPASLPKRGSQFDLAVAVAILSAAGVIPAERIAEPFFLGELGLDGRIRPVRGVLPSILGAAEHGDVTVVVPSGNSAEAGLVPNVKVVPVSHLRQLVEWLRKGEEAPESRAEECAEPLRPATEPAVDLADVVGQPVARRALEVCAAGGHNLWMLGPPGTGKTMLAERLPTLLPDLELDHALEVTAIHSVAGVLPPNAPMMSRPPFVAPHHTATSAAIIGGGSATVRPGAVSLAHRGVLFLDEGPEFPRHVLDALRQPLESGRVTVSRSAGSVTFPARFMLVLAANPCPCAQSEDQGESCKCTPTIRRRYLGRLSGPLLDRIDMKVTVARSSRRELLADRQFVETSKTVGERVFVARERAAERLAGTPWRTNAEIPSALLHSDYRPSSEAMKPMTSCLDSGALTARGLDRVVRVAWTLSDLAGKDAPEQDETNAALGFWLGVQS
- a CDS encoding YraN family protein gives rise to the protein MAAKQDLGKQGEQVAVTYLEAEGMKIIGRNWRCRHGEIDIIAEDGPDLVVVEVKTRSGRSHGTALESVSRAKLARLRMLSAAWLATQSRTFAAVRVDVIALERFAGDFALNHVRGAI
- the katG gene encoding catalase/peroxidase HPI → MSENHDAIVTDAKTEGGDGCPVAHVRAPHPTQGGGNRQWWPERLNLKILAKNPAVANPLGAEFDYAEAFKGLDLPAVKRDIAEVLTTSQDWWPADFGHYGPFIIRMAWHSAGTYRISDGRGGAGAGQQRFAPLNSWPDNGNLDKARRLLWPVKKKYGQKLSWADLMILAGNVALESMGFKTFGFAGGRADVWEPDEDVYWGPETTWLGDERYTGDRELESPLGAVQMGLIYVNPEGPNGNPDPLAAARDIRETFRRMAMNDEETVALIAGGHTFGKTHGAGPADHVGPDPEAASIEEQGFGWRNSFGTGKGADTITSGLEGIWTNTPITWDNSFFEILFGYEWELFKSPAGAHQWRPKDGAGAGTVPDAHDPSKSHAPTMLTTDLSLRFDPVYEQISRRFLENPDEFADAFARAWFKLTHRDMGPVARYLGPEVPAETLLWQDPLPAVTHELVDAEDIASLKSQILASGLSVSELVSTAWASASSFRGSDKRGGANGARIRLQPQSGWEVNDPDRLATVLGTLEGIQKAFNGAQTGGRQVSLADVIVLAGGAAVEKAAKDAGFDVQVPFTPGRVDASQEETDVESFAALEPAADGFRNYLGKGNRLPAEYLLLDRANLLTLSAPEMTALVGGLRVLGANYQQSPVGVFTTTPGALTNDFFVNLLDLGTTWKSTSEDANTFEGRDAATGEVKWTGSRADLVFGSNSELRALAEVYASDDAKEKFVNDFVAAWVKVMNLDRFDLV
- a CDS encoding Fur family transcriptional regulator, yielding MTAPSSPNIAEELRGAGLRVTAARVALLETVRDGDHLDVEAIASGVRERVGHVSLQAVYEALHALTAAGLVRRIEPSGSPARFEGRVGDNHHHVVCRSCGVVADVDCAVGHAPCLTASNDHGFTIDEAEVIYWGLCPDCSAALSS
- a CDS encoding DUF2469 domain-containing protein; the protein is MSAEDLEKYETEMELQLYREYRDVVGLFTYVVETERRFYLTNSVDLDVRTAENGDVFFDVKMQDAWVWDMYRPARFVKNVRVVTFKDVNVEELAKADLEMPKEGFSG
- a CDS encoding ribonuclease HII; translation: MTVAFRPRPSVVRRDSGLYAYERALARRGLTPIAGVDEAGRGACAGPLVVAAVILRRQIDGLGDSKLLSPAVRERLYDQILRVSHIGIVIISPGEIDAKGLHKCNVSGMRRAVAQLPCDPEYILTDGFPVPGLPAPSLAVWKGDQVAACVAAASIVAKVTRDRLMVTLDERYPQYGFAEHKGYVTPGHRLALETHGPCPDHRYSFVTVARGMGENEMGAGVA